A stretch of Pogona vitticeps strain Pit_001003342236 chromosome 5, PviZW2.1, whole genome shotgun sequence DNA encodes these proteins:
- the TAB1 gene encoding TGF-beta-activated kinase 1 and MAP3K7-binding protein 1 isoform X2: MAAARRSLLQSEQLSSWTDDLPLCQLSGVGSAPNRSYSTDGKGTEMHPWEDNWLKFRSENNCYLYGVFNGYEGNRTTNFVGERLSAELLLGQLNADHDDADVRRILLQAFDVVERSFLESIDDALAEKASLQSQLPEGVPHQQLPSQYQKILERLKALEKEISGGAMAIVAVILNNKLYIANVGTNRALLCKSTVDGLQVTQLNNDHTAENEDELFRFSQLGLDAAKIKQVGAICGQESTRRIGDYKVKYSYSDIELLSAAKAKPIIAEPEIHRGLSLDGVTGFLVLMSEGLYKALEAAHGPGQANQEIAAMIATEFAKQTSLDAVAQAVVDRVKRIHCDTYASGGERSKFCSRHEDMTLLVRNFGYPLGEMSQPTLTPTQGGRVYPVSVPYSSAQSTSKTSVTLSLVMPSQGQMVNGAHSSATLDEATPTLTNQSPTVTLQSTNTHTQSSSSSSDGGLFRSRPSHSLQPDEDGRVEPYVDFAEFYRLWNMDHSEQGALTV, encoded by the exons ATGGCGGCGGCGAGGAGGAGTCTTCTGCAAAGT GAGCAGCTATCAAGCTGGACAGATGACTTGCCCCTTTGCCAGCTTTCTGGTGTGGGCTCAGCCCCTAACCGTTCCTATTCCACAGATGGAAAGGGGACAGAAATGCATCCCTGGGAAGATAACTGGTTGAAATTTAG AAGTGAAAACAATTGCTACCTCTATGGAGTCTTCAATGGATATGAGGGCAACCGGACCACTAATTTTGTGGGAGAGCGACTCTCTGCAGAGCTCCTTTTGGGCCAGCTGAACGCAGACCATGATGATGCTGATGTCCGTAGAATTCTGCTGCAG GCTTTTGATGTGGTGGAAAGGAGTTTCTTAGAGTCTATTGATGATGcattggctgagaaggccagccTACAGTCCCAGCTTCCAGAG GGGGTCCCCCAtcagcagctgccttctcagtACCAGAAAATCTTGGAGCGGTTGAAGGCACTAGAAAAGGAAATCTCTGGAGGAGCCATGGCCATTGTGGCCGTCATTCTTAACAACAAGCTGTACATCGCAAATGTAG GCACCAACCGTGCGCTCTTGTGCAAATCGACCGTAGATGGATTGCAAGTGACGCAGCTCAACAACGATCACACTGCAGAGAACGAGGATGAGCTGTTCCGCTTTTCTCAGCTGG GTTTGGatgcagcaaaaataaagcaaGTGGGAGCAATATGTGGGCAGGAGAGCACTCGGCGCATTGGGGATTATAAGGTCAAGTATAGCTACAGCGACATCGAACTTCTGAG TGCTGCAAAAGCTAAGCCAATTATAGCGGAACCTGAAATCCACAGAGGGCTGTCGCTGGATGGAGTCACAGGCTTTCTTGTCCTGATGTCCGAAGGGCTCTACAAAGCTCTGGAAGCAGCTCATGGCCCTGGGCAAGCCAATCAG GAGATTGCAGCCATGATTGCCACAGAGTTTGCAAAACAAACCTCCCTGGATGCTGTGGCTCAAGCAGTCGTGGATCGAGTGAAACGCATTCACTGTGACACTTATGCCAGTGGTGGCGAAAGGTCCAAGTTCTGTTCTCGGCATGAGGACATGACACTGCTGGTGAGGAATTTTGGATACCCACTGGGCGAGATGAGCCAGCCCACACTGACCCCAACACAAG GTGGCCGTGTTTATCCTGTGTCAGTGCCATACTCCAGTGCACAGAGCACAAGCAAGACCAGTGTAACCTTGTCCCTTGTCATGCCTTCCCAAGGTCAGATGGTGAATGGTGCCCACAGTAGCGCCACACTGGATGAAGCCACACCCACCCTCACTAA TCAGAGCCCAACAGTGACCCTCCAGTCTACCAACACTCACACCCAGAGTAGTAGCTCAAGCTCTGATGGGGGCCTCTTCCGTTCCCGCCCCTCTCACTCTCTCCAGCCAGATGAAGATGGCCGTGTTGAGCCCTATGTGGACTTTGCAGAGTTCTACCGCCTCTGGAACATGGACCACA
- the TAB1 gene encoding TGF-beta-activated kinase 1 and MAP3K7-binding protein 1 isoform X3, whose protein sequence is MEQLSSWTDDLPLCQLSGVGSAPNRSYSTDGKGTEMHPWEDNWLKFRSENNCYLYGVFNGYEGNRTTNFVGERLSAELLLGQLNADHDDADVRRILLQAFDVVERSFLESIDDALAEKASLQSQLPEGVPHQQLPSQYQKILERLKALEKEISGGAMAIVAVILNNKLYIANVGTNRALLCKSTVDGLQVTQLNNDHTAENEDELFRFSQLGLDAAKIKQVGAICGQESTRRIGDYKVKYSYSDIELLSAAKAKPIIAEPEIHRGLSLDGVTGFLVLMSEGLYKALEAAHGPGQANQEIAAMIATEFAKQTSLDAVAQAVVDRVKRIHCDTYASGGERSKFCSRHEDMTLLVRNFGYPLGEMSQPTLTPTQGGRVYPVSVPYSSAQSTSKTSVTLSLVMPSQGQMVNGAHSSATLDEATPTLTNQSPTVTLQSTNTHTQSSSSSSDGGLFRSRPSHSLQPDEDGRVEPYVDFAEFYRLWNMDHSEQGALTV, encoded by the exons ATG GAGCAGCTATCAAGCTGGACAGATGACTTGCCCCTTTGCCAGCTTTCTGGTGTGGGCTCAGCCCCTAACCGTTCCTATTCCACAGATGGAAAGGGGACAGAAATGCATCCCTGGGAAGATAACTGGTTGAAATTTAG AAGTGAAAACAATTGCTACCTCTATGGAGTCTTCAATGGATATGAGGGCAACCGGACCACTAATTTTGTGGGAGAGCGACTCTCTGCAGAGCTCCTTTTGGGCCAGCTGAACGCAGACCATGATGATGCTGATGTCCGTAGAATTCTGCTGCAG GCTTTTGATGTGGTGGAAAGGAGTTTCTTAGAGTCTATTGATGATGcattggctgagaaggccagccTACAGTCCCAGCTTCCAGAG GGGGTCCCCCAtcagcagctgccttctcagtACCAGAAAATCTTGGAGCGGTTGAAGGCACTAGAAAAGGAAATCTCTGGAGGAGCCATGGCCATTGTGGCCGTCATTCTTAACAACAAGCTGTACATCGCAAATGTAG GCACCAACCGTGCGCTCTTGTGCAAATCGACCGTAGATGGATTGCAAGTGACGCAGCTCAACAACGATCACACTGCAGAGAACGAGGATGAGCTGTTCCGCTTTTCTCAGCTGG GTTTGGatgcagcaaaaataaagcaaGTGGGAGCAATATGTGGGCAGGAGAGCACTCGGCGCATTGGGGATTATAAGGTCAAGTATAGCTACAGCGACATCGAACTTCTGAG TGCTGCAAAAGCTAAGCCAATTATAGCGGAACCTGAAATCCACAGAGGGCTGTCGCTGGATGGAGTCACAGGCTTTCTTGTCCTGATGTCCGAAGGGCTCTACAAAGCTCTGGAAGCAGCTCATGGCCCTGGGCAAGCCAATCAG GAGATTGCAGCCATGATTGCCACAGAGTTTGCAAAACAAACCTCCCTGGATGCTGTGGCTCAAGCAGTCGTGGATCGAGTGAAACGCATTCACTGTGACACTTATGCCAGTGGTGGCGAAAGGTCCAAGTTCTGTTCTCGGCATGAGGACATGACACTGCTGGTGAGGAATTTTGGATACCCACTGGGCGAGATGAGCCAGCCCACACTGACCCCAACACAAG GTGGCCGTGTTTATCCTGTGTCAGTGCCATACTCCAGTGCACAGAGCACAAGCAAGACCAGTGTAACCTTGTCCCTTGTCATGCCTTCCCAAGGTCAGATGGTGAATGGTGCCCACAGTAGCGCCACACTGGATGAAGCCACACCCACCCTCACTAA TCAGAGCCCAACAGTGACCCTCCAGTCTACCAACACTCACACCCAGAGTAGTAGCTCAAGCTCTGATGGGGGCCTCTTCCGTTCCCGCCCCTCTCACTCTCTCCAGCCAGATGAAGATGGCCGTGTTGAGCCCTATGTGGACTTTGCAGAGTTCTACCGCCTCTGGAACATGGACCACA
- the TAB1 gene encoding TGF-beta-activated kinase 1 and MAP3K7-binding protein 1 isoform X1: MSTLDPSLLLFPSKTFCLHYWRQWMEQLSSWTDDLPLCQLSGVGSAPNRSYSTDGKGTEMHPWEDNWLKFRSENNCYLYGVFNGYEGNRTTNFVGERLSAELLLGQLNADHDDADVRRILLQAFDVVERSFLESIDDALAEKASLQSQLPEGVPHQQLPSQYQKILERLKALEKEISGGAMAIVAVILNNKLYIANVGTNRALLCKSTVDGLQVTQLNNDHTAENEDELFRFSQLGLDAAKIKQVGAICGQESTRRIGDYKVKYSYSDIELLSAAKAKPIIAEPEIHRGLSLDGVTGFLVLMSEGLYKALEAAHGPGQANQEIAAMIATEFAKQTSLDAVAQAVVDRVKRIHCDTYASGGERSKFCSRHEDMTLLVRNFGYPLGEMSQPTLTPTQGGRVYPVSVPYSSAQSTSKTSVTLSLVMPSQGQMVNGAHSSATLDEATPTLTNQSPTVTLQSTNTHTQSSSSSSDGGLFRSRPSHSLQPDEDGRVEPYVDFAEFYRLWNMDHSEQGALTV; this comes from the exons ATGAGCACACTAGACCCCTCCTTGCTCCTGTTTCCCAGCAAGACATTCTGCCTTCACTACTGGAGGCAATGGATG GAGCAGCTATCAAGCTGGACAGATGACTTGCCCCTTTGCCAGCTTTCTGGTGTGGGCTCAGCCCCTAACCGTTCCTATTCCACAGATGGAAAGGGGACAGAAATGCATCCCTGGGAAGATAACTGGTTGAAATTTAG AAGTGAAAACAATTGCTACCTCTATGGAGTCTTCAATGGATATGAGGGCAACCGGACCACTAATTTTGTGGGAGAGCGACTCTCTGCAGAGCTCCTTTTGGGCCAGCTGAACGCAGACCATGATGATGCTGATGTCCGTAGAATTCTGCTGCAG GCTTTTGATGTGGTGGAAAGGAGTTTCTTAGAGTCTATTGATGATGcattggctgagaaggccagccTACAGTCCCAGCTTCCAGAG GGGGTCCCCCAtcagcagctgccttctcagtACCAGAAAATCTTGGAGCGGTTGAAGGCACTAGAAAAGGAAATCTCTGGAGGAGCCATGGCCATTGTGGCCGTCATTCTTAACAACAAGCTGTACATCGCAAATGTAG GCACCAACCGTGCGCTCTTGTGCAAATCGACCGTAGATGGATTGCAAGTGACGCAGCTCAACAACGATCACACTGCAGAGAACGAGGATGAGCTGTTCCGCTTTTCTCAGCTGG GTTTGGatgcagcaaaaataaagcaaGTGGGAGCAATATGTGGGCAGGAGAGCACTCGGCGCATTGGGGATTATAAGGTCAAGTATAGCTACAGCGACATCGAACTTCTGAG TGCTGCAAAAGCTAAGCCAATTATAGCGGAACCTGAAATCCACAGAGGGCTGTCGCTGGATGGAGTCACAGGCTTTCTTGTCCTGATGTCCGAAGGGCTCTACAAAGCTCTGGAAGCAGCTCATGGCCCTGGGCAAGCCAATCAG GAGATTGCAGCCATGATTGCCACAGAGTTTGCAAAACAAACCTCCCTGGATGCTGTGGCTCAAGCAGTCGTGGATCGAGTGAAACGCATTCACTGTGACACTTATGCCAGTGGTGGCGAAAGGTCCAAGTTCTGTTCTCGGCATGAGGACATGACACTGCTGGTGAGGAATTTTGGATACCCACTGGGCGAGATGAGCCAGCCCACACTGACCCCAACACAAG GTGGCCGTGTTTATCCTGTGTCAGTGCCATACTCCAGTGCACAGAGCACAAGCAAGACCAGTGTAACCTTGTCCCTTGTCATGCCTTCCCAAGGTCAGATGGTGAATGGTGCCCACAGTAGCGCCACACTGGATGAAGCCACACCCACCCTCACTAA TCAGAGCCCAACAGTGACCCTCCAGTCTACCAACACTCACACCCAGAGTAGTAGCTCAAGCTCTGATGGGGGCCTCTTCCGTTCCCGCCCCTCTCACTCTCTCCAGCCAGATGAAGATGGCCGTGTTGAGCCCTATGTGGACTTTGCAGAGTTCTACCGCCTCTGGAACATGGACCACA